One region of Phragmites australis chromosome 18, lpPhrAust1.1, whole genome shotgun sequence genomic DNA includes:
- the LOC133898769 gene encoding threonine--tRNA ligase, mitochondrial 1-like yields the protein MLVCLRRGLSFVLQRSPRPLSPPPLRPARHLSASAAMGEGSAAGKDAKGKAKAKAPAAALVVARDDSYLEAVTQKRIRLFEEIQARQALERLNIGGEAIKVTLPDGAVKEGKKWITTPMDIAKEISSGLAGSCLIAQVDGTLWDMARPLEGQCELKLFKFDSNEGRDTFWHSSAHILGESLERVYGCKLCIGPCTTRGEGFYYDAHYNDLTLNEEHFGLIESQAQKAVAEKQPFERIEVSRAEALEIFAENKFKVEIINELPEDKTITVYRCGPLIDLCRGPHIPNTSFVKAFSCLKASSSYWRGKADRESLQRVYGISFPDSKRLKEYKHLLEEAKKRDHRLLGQSQELFFFHPLSPGSCFFLPHGARIYNKLMDFLRQQYRDRGYQEVLSPNIYNMQLWETSGHAANYKENMFVFEIEKQEFGLKPMNCPGHCLMFEHRVRSYRELPLRMADFGVLHRNELSGALTGLTRVRRFQQDDAHIFCRENQIKDEVKGVLEFINYVYEIFGFKYELELSTRPEKYLGDIETWNKAEQQLTEALNEFGKPWQINEGDGAFYGPKIDIGVFDALKRKFQCATLQLDFQLPLRFKLTYSAEDEAKLERPVMIHRAILGSVERMFAILLEHYNGKWPLWLSPRQAIVCSVSSGSVEYAKQVLAQLHEAGFHADIDMTDRTIQKKVREAQIAQFNYILVVGAQEAETGNVCLRVRDNANLATMSIDALIARFREEIAAFT from the exons CCGCCACCTATCCGCCTCCGCCGCGATGGGTGAGGGCTCCGCTGCCGGGAAGGACGCGAAGGGGAAGGCCAAGGCCAAGGCTCCAGCCGCGGCCCTGGTCGTCGCGCGCGACGACTCCTACCTGGAGGCGGTCACACAGAAGAGGATCCGCTTATTCGAGGAGATCCAGGCAAGGCAGGCCCTCGAGCGGCTCAACATCGGCGGCGAGGCTATCAA GGTAACTTTGCCTGATGGTGCTGTCAAGGAAGGGAAGAAGTGGATAACAACTCCAATGGATATTGCTAAAGAGATATCAAGTGGATTAGCGGGTAGTTGTTTGATAGCTCAAGTGGATGGAACACTGTGGGATATGGCGAGACCACTGGAAGGTCAGTGTGAATTGAAGTTGTTCAAGTTTGATAGCAATGAAGGGCGTGACACCTTCTGGCACTCAAGTGCTCATATTCTTGGAGAA TCCCTTGAAAGAGTGTATGGCTGCAAATTGTGTATTGGGCCTTGTACTACAAGAGGGGAG GGTTTCTACTATGATGCTCACTACAATGACCTGACATTGAATGAGGAGCACTTTGGTCTCATTGAAAGCCAAGCTCAAAAAGCTGTTGCG GAAAAGCAACCATTTGAACGCATTGAGGTCAGCAGGGCAGAAGCTCTTGAAATATTCGCTGAAAATAAGTTCAAG GTTGAAATCATTAATGAGTTACCCGAGGACAAGACCATTACAGTATACAGGTGTGGTCCTTTAATTGACCTTTGCCGTGGGCCACACATCCCGAATACTTCATTCGTCAAAGCTTTTTCCTGTCTGAAG GCTTCATCATCATATTGGAGAGGAAAAGCAGACCGCGAGAGCCTGCAGAGAGTATATGGAATTTCTTTCCCTGATTCTAAACGTCTCAAG GAATATAAACATCTGTTAGAGGAGGCTAAGAAACGTGATCATAGGTTACTGGGGCAGTCTCAGGAACTCTTCTTTTTCCATCCACTTAG CCCGGGAAGCTGCTTCTTCCTTCCACATGGTGCTAGAATATATAACAAACTGATGGACTTTTTGCGACAACAGTACAGAGATAGAGGCTACCAAGAG GTGTTGAGCCCAAATATTTACAACATGCAACTTTGGGAAACTTCTGGACATGCTGCAAACTACAAGGAGAACATGTTCGTTTTTGAG ATTGAGAAACAGGAGTTTGGACTTAAGCCGATGAATTGTCCTGGCCATTGTCTAATGTTTGAGCATAGGGTTCGCTCATACAGAG AGTTGCCTCTCCGCATGGCTGATTTTGGAGTTCTTCATAGAAACGAGCTTAGTGGTGCCCTTACAGGTTTGACACGTGTGAGAAGATTCCAGCAG GATGATGCCCACATCTTTTGTAGAGAGAACCAA ATCAAGGATGAAGTTAAGGGTGTTTTAGAATTCATCAATTATGTTTACGAGATATTTGGCTTTAAATATGAGCTGGAGTTGTCTACG AGACCAGAGAAGTATTTAGGTGATATTGAAACCTGGAACAAAGCAGAGCAACAACTGACAGAAGCTTTGAATGAGTTCGGGAAGCCGTGGCAG ATTAATGAAGGGGACGGTGCTTTCTACGGTCCGAAAATTGATATTGGTGTGTTCGATGCCCTCAAGAGGAAGTTTCAGTGTGCAACTCTACAG CTGGATTTTCAGCTGCCCCTTCGCTTCAAGTTGACGTACTCTGCAGAGGATGAAGCCAAACTTGAAAGGCCTGTGATGATACACAGGGCAATCCTTGGATCTGTTGAAAGGATGTTTGCCATTCTTTTGGAGCATTACAATGGTAAATGGCCCTTGTGGCTAAGCCCTCGCCAGGCCATTGTTTGCTCGGTATCTTCCGGTTCAGTAGAATATGCAAAACAG GTTCTTGCCCAGCTACATGAAGCTGGTTTTCATGCTGACATTGACATGACTGACAGGACAATTCAAAAGAAG GTACGGGAAGCCCAAATAGCCCAATTCAACTATATTCTTGTCGTGGGTGCACAAGAGGCAGAGACTGGAAAT GTCTGCCTTAGGGTAAGAGACAATGCTAACCTAGCCACAATGAGCATTGATGCCCTCATCGCACGTTTTAGGGAGGAAATAGCAGCCTTCACATGA